A section of the Cyanobacterium stanieri LEGE 03274 genome encodes:
- the mazG gene encoding nucleoside triphosphate pyrophosphohydrolase yields MNIFQTNQKILMALDNLIQVVAKLRSPQGGCPWDLEQTQTSLIPYIIEEAYEVVDAIESGNQEAIADELGDLLLQVVLQAQVAQDNGDFNLQQVAENITQKLIRRHPHVFGDVEISNSEQVHHNWEKIKEQENPSTPLLSQKLSKYHRSLPPLMASEKISKKAAKAGFEWENVEGVWEKFEEELGEFKEALDSQNLVHAQEELGDLLFTVVNLARWYKLDVSMALRGTNQRFIQRLQLMENYAEKPLSTYSIEELETLWQKAKKQLNG; encoded by the coding sequence ATGAATATTTTTCAGACTAATCAAAAAATTCTGATGGCCCTTGATAACTTAATTCAAGTGGTGGCTAAGTTGCGATCGCCCCAGGGGGGATGTCCATGGGATTTGGAGCAAACCCAAACATCGCTAATACCCTACATCATTGAAGAAGCCTACGAAGTGGTAGATGCCATTGAATCGGGTAATCAAGAAGCCATTGCCGATGAATTGGGAGATTTATTGTTACAAGTAGTATTACAAGCGCAAGTAGCCCAAGATAACGGTGATTTTAACCTCCAACAAGTAGCCGAAAATATTACCCAAAAATTAATCCGTCGTCATCCCCATGTTTTTGGCGATGTAGAAATTAGCAATAGTGAGCAAGTACATCACAACTGGGAAAAAATAAAAGAGCAAGAAAATCCCTCAACTCCTCTTTTAAGCCAAAAATTGAGTAAATATCATCGTAGCCTACCGCCCCTGATGGCCAGTGAAAAAATATCGAAGAAAGCCGCAAAAGCCGGGTTTGAGTGGGAAAATGTGGAGGGAGTATGGGAAAAATTCGAGGAAGAGTTAGGAGAATTTAAAGAAGCCCTAGATTCTCAAAATTTGGTTCATGCCCAAGAGGAATTAGGGGATTTACTTTTTACGGTGGTTAATCTTGCTCGATGGTATAAATTAGATGTATCCATGGCCTTGCGAGGAACAAATCAAAGATTTATTCAACGACTGCAACTGATGGAAAATTATGCCGAAAAACCCCTCTCAACATATTCAATTGAAGAGTTAGAAACCCTTTGGCAAAAGGCAAAAAAGCAATTGAACGGGTAA
- the rseP gene encoding RIP metalloprotease RseP: MSVLAAIAVLAILIVVHELGHFGAARLQGIRVNKFSIGFGPVLAKYDGKETEYALRAFPLGGYVGFPDDDPESDIPLDDPDLLRNRPIFDRAIVISAGVIANLIFAYFLLVGQSITVGVQDVNFQPGVLIPEILNEGESPAQKAGLESGDVILKIENLTLPSSEEAIAILRDRIQESPNQSLQFTIQRNQETFDVPIIPELGDNGKGKIGVMLAPNGEFTRRKPDNIIEAFTFGAKQFERYTKLTVQGFGQLITNFQENANQVAGPVAIVAVGAQLAKSDLGNLFQFGALISINLAVINILPLPALDGGQLAFLAVEGILGKPLPNRLQEGIMQTGLVLLLGLGIFLILRDTLNLAFLN; encoded by the coding sequence ATGTCAGTACTAGCGGCGATCGCAGTTTTAGCAATTTTAATCGTAGTCCATGAACTCGGACACTTTGGAGCGGCGAGATTACAAGGAATAAGAGTGAATAAATTTTCCATCGGTTTTGGCCCGGTTTTAGCGAAATATGATGGTAAAGAAACTGAATACGCCCTCAGGGCTTTTCCTTTGGGGGGTTATGTTGGTTTTCCTGATGATGATCCTGAAAGTGATATACCCTTAGATGATCCCGATTTATTGCGTAATCGTCCTATTTTTGACCGTGCGATCGTCATTAGTGCTGGGGTCATTGCTAATCTTATTTTTGCATATTTCTTGTTGGTGGGTCAATCCATAACCGTGGGAGTACAAGATGTTAATTTTCAACCAGGGGTATTAATTCCCGAAATTCTCAACGAAGGGGAATCCCCCGCCCAAAAAGCAGGGTTAGAAAGTGGCGATGTAATTTTAAAAATTGAAAATCTTACTCTACCTTCTTCTGAGGAGGCGATCGCCATTTTACGGGATAGAATTCAAGAATCTCCCAATCAAAGTTTACAATTTACCATTCAACGGAATCAAGAAACCTTTGATGTTCCCATTATTCCCGAGCTAGGAGACAATGGCAAAGGGAAAATCGGCGTTATGTTAGCCCCTAATGGAGAATTTACCCGTCGTAAGCCTGATAATATCATCGAGGCTTTTACTTTTGGAGCAAAACAATTTGAACGTTATACAAAACTTACGGTACAAGGATTTGGACAGTTGATTACTAATTTCCAAGAAAATGCTAACCAAGTAGCTGGCCCTGTTGCTATTGTGGCGGTGGGCGCTCAATTGGCAAAAAGTGATTTGGGTAATTTATTTCAGTTTGGGGCGTTAATTAGTATTAACTTGGCGGTAATCAATATTTTACCCCTCCCTGCCCTAGATGGTGGACAATTAGCCTTTTTGGCGGTGGAGGGTATTTTGGGTAAACCTTTACCTAATCGACTTCAGGAGGGAATTATGCAAACTGGGTTAGTGTTATTGTTGGGTTTGGGTATATTTTTGATTCTTCGAGATACCCTTAATCTTGCTTTTCTTAATTAA
- a CDS encoding BlaI/MecI/CopY family transcriptional regulator has product MSFLPKYRPQKLSLGFLEEEILEILWDLGTATVKEIHDRILADPDRELAYASVTTVLHRLTKKGWLKYEKKGRAFCWTPLISRSQAQAIQSYEQLQNFLAVSNPDLVASFADSLDTASVEQIRAIASRLEQIRKKREQEEK; this is encoded by the coding sequence ATGTCTTTTTTGCCAAAATATCGTCCCCAGAAACTTTCTTTAGGATTTTTGGAGGAAGAAATCTTAGAAATTTTGTGGGATTTAGGTACAGCAACGGTTAAAGAAATCCACGATCGCATTTTAGCTGATCCAGATCGTGAATTGGCTTATGCTTCTGTTACGACTGTATTACATCGTTTAACTAAAAAGGGATGGCTTAAGTATGAGAAAAAGGGTAGGGCTTTTTGTTGGACTCCTTTAATTTCTCGCTCTCAAGCCCAGGCCATCCAATCCTATGAGCAATTACAGAATTTTTTGGCGGTGAGTAACCCCGATTTGGTGGCTTCTTTTGCTGATAGTCTTGACACTGCTAGTGTGGAGCAAATAAGGGCGATCGCCTCTCGCCTTGAACAAATTCGCAAAAAAAGGGAACAGGAGGAAAAGTAA
- a CDS encoding M56 family metallopeptidase, producing MHFIVILLAIVCAYVIRYLSQIDYFQKQRNWNYSLFFFIAPVLLILMSSIAIVTMGYEGQMWGFQATIISYILAWFCLGFAVINLIVYAVEIKLISQKIAGFKEEEVLGERVKILESSFPYAGLIGFESQKKGLFMFLNESYLVLSRGLINLLSPEHLEAVIAHEKSHQKHHDPLIFFCLSYCKRITFWLPNNDNLWQNLVLLRELRADNTASQSVDFLLLAESLLMVTQEAMKEVNPMDNNMVCPFINFRLNERIDALINDGHRVNSFRWYQLTWILLVFIPFLTIPFHQ from the coding sequence ATGCACTTTATCGTTATTTTACTTGCTATTGTCTGCGCCTATGTAATTCGTTATCTTAGTCAGATTGATTATTTTCAAAAACAACGAAATTGGAACTATTCCTTATTCTTTTTCATTGCCCCTGTATTACTTATTTTAATGAGTAGTATCGCCATTGTGACCATGGGTTATGAAGGACAAATGTGGGGTTTTCAAGCCACTATTATTAGCTATATTCTAGCTTGGTTTTGTTTAGGTTTTGCCGTGATAAATTTAATTGTTTATGCCGTAGAAATTAAACTTATTTCCCAAAAAATAGCAGGTTTTAAAGAAGAGGAAGTTTTGGGAGAGAGGGTCAAAATTTTAGAAAGCTCTTTTCCCTACGCTGGTTTGATTGGTTTTGAAAGTCAAAAAAAGGGTTTATTTATGTTTTTAAATGAATCCTATTTGGTGTTAAGTCGAGGATTAATAAACTTATTATCTCCAGAACATTTAGAAGCTGTTATCGCCCATGAAAAATCCCATCAAAAACACCATGATCCCTTAATTTTTTTCTGTTTATCCTATTGTAAAAGAATTACTTTTTGGTTACCTAATAACGATAATCTTTGGCAGAATTTAGTCTTGTTAAGAGAGTTGAGGGCAGATAACACCGCTTCTCAATCGGTGGACTTTTTATTGTTAGCTGAATCTTTATTGATGGTTACCCAAGAAGCGATGAAGGAAGTTAATCCCATGGATAATAATATGGTGTGTCCATTTATTAATTTTCGGCTTAATGAAAGGATAGATGCATTGATTAATGATGGCCATCGGGTTAATAGTTTTCGTTGGTATCAGTTGACTTGGATTTTGTTGGTTTTTATTCCTTTTCTAACCATTCCTTTCCATCAATAG
- the tyrS gene encoding tyrosine--tRNA ligase, whose amino-acid sequence MATDNFSWLHRGVSDVFPNQPDSDSIDDNLEQLCLKCDRPLRIKLGIDPTGTDLHLGHSIPFRKLRAFQDQGHTAVVIIGDFTAQIGDPTGKDKVRKQLTAQQVKENAETYLNQLRPILDFDTPGRLEIRYNSEWLSGLDLGKIQELLATMTVQQMLAKEGFNNRYAQETPIYLHEFLYPLMQGYDSVAVDADVELGGTDQKFNIAVGRDLQKYFGKKPQFGLLLPILIGTDGEQKMSKSLNNYVGLKEDALSMYSKLEKTPDSLLENYFELLTDINLTDIPENPREAQKMLAVEVVAQYHGRESALTAQKTAMDLVKQQNMANAEAVPEFFLGSVEFPAKLFYILNASGLVNSSGEGRRQIQGGSVRLEGDRISDPNLTFENSQDLDNKILQVGKKKFIRLVN is encoded by the coding sequence ATGGCGACTGACAATTTCTCTTGGTTACATCGGGGGGTTAGTGATGTTTTTCCTAATCAGCCCGATTCCGATTCGATAGATGATAATTTAGAACAGTTATGCTTAAAGTGCGATCGCCCCTTACGGATAAAATTAGGCATTGATCCTACGGGAACTGATCTACACTTAGGACATAGTATCCCTTTCCGTAAACTAAGAGCATTTCAAGATCAAGGACATACTGCGGTGGTGATTATAGGTGATTTTACCGCCCAAATTGGCGATCCTACGGGGAAAGATAAGGTAAGAAAACAGTTGACGGCGCAACAGGTAAAGGAAAATGCGGAAACTTACCTTAATCAATTACGCCCTATCCTCGATTTTGACACCCCCGGGCGCTTGGAGATTCGTTATAACTCAGAATGGCTATCAGGGCTAGATTTAGGCAAAATCCAAGAACTTTTGGCCACCATGACAGTGCAACAAATGTTGGCGAAGGAGGGTTTTAATAATCGTTATGCTCAGGAAACCCCTATTTATCTTCATGAGTTTTTATATCCTTTGATGCAGGGTTATGATTCTGTGGCGGTGGATGCGGATGTAGAATTGGGTGGTACGGATCAAAAGTTTAACATTGCGGTGGGGCGCGATTTACAAAAGTATTTTGGTAAAAAACCTCAATTCGGCTTACTTTTACCCATCTTAATTGGTACGGATGGGGAGCAAAAGATGTCGAAATCTTTAAATAATTATGTGGGTTTAAAAGAGGATGCTTTATCGATGTATTCTAAGTTGGAAAAAACCCCTGATTCTTTGTTAGAAAATTATTTTGAGTTACTTACGGATATAAATTTAACTGATATTCCCGAAAATCCTCGGGAGGCTCAAAAAATGTTGGCGGTGGAAGTGGTGGCTCAATATCATGGTAGGGAGTCGGCTTTAACTGCTCAAAAAACGGCGATGGATTTGGTAAAACAACAAAATATGGCGAATGCGGAGGCTGTGCCTGAGTTTTTCCTTGGTTCGGTGGAATTTCCTGCTAAGTTGTTTTATATTCTCAATGCTTCTGGTTTGGTTAATAGTAGTGGTGAGGGTAGAAGACAAATTCAGGGGGGTAGTGTACGGCTAGAGGGCGATCGTATTTCTGACCCTAATTTAACCTTTGAGAATAGCCAAGATTTAGATAATAAAATTTTACAAGTGGGCAAGAAAAAGTTTATCCGTTTAGTTAACTAA
- a CDS encoding DUF2808 domain-containing protein — protein sequence MVKLQYGFLSIGVSVAIALLAPLSSIKAESIILEGQTIDRGKQPLDYILSQRQEQEKRIALIIGNAEYQNAGALQNPLNDARDMAQKLTDLNFEVILVTDSSLRAMNEALETFYNQLEQGSTGLFYYAGHGIQYNGENYLIPVDANLTRASEIEYETLALGRVLATMEEAKSDVNIVILDACRDNPFARNFRSVVSRGLAPIQTSPAGLFIAFATGPGNVAEDGFGRNGTFTKAVLNNLSNENQPLETMFSQVRLEVSQETNSRQVPWTTSSLVGNFYFNADGNVSVATTNNNDYGINQRDENQVSQPRQNNPSNQSQARLGNVNRFTQSPPRLLDFSTPHNIIRHPSPTYYLTLDIPPNSFPALGKVTIEQQPGVEDIRFDLSRTEAFFGTRGDRQESIPITIRQEENSNLIEVSFDAPIGANRQVTIALKPHRNPSFAGIFQFTTHVFPVGNDTIGMNLGLGRLHFYRRN from the coding sequence ATGGTTAAATTACAGTATGGCTTTTTGTCCATAGGAGTATCCGTTGCGATCGCCCTTTTAGCCCCTTTATCTTCAATCAAAGCAGAATCAATTATCCTAGAAGGTCAAACCATTGATAGGGGAAAGCAACCATTAGATTATATCCTAAGCCAAAGACAGGAACAAGAAAAAAGAATTGCCTTAATAATCGGTAACGCAGAATATCAAAATGCAGGGGCATTGCAAAACCCCCTTAATGATGCCCGTGATATGGCTCAAAAATTAACCGACTTAAACTTTGAAGTTATTTTAGTAACCGACAGCAGTTTAAGAGCCATGAATGAAGCCCTAGAAACATTTTATAATCAACTTGAACAGGGATCTACAGGTTTATTTTATTATGCAGGTCATGGCATACAATACAATGGGGAAAATTACTTAATTCCCGTGGATGCCAACCTAACAAGAGCCAGTGAAATTGAGTACGAAACCTTAGCTTTAGGAAGGGTTTTAGCAACCATGGAGGAAGCTAAAAGTGATGTTAATATCGTTATCCTCGATGCTTGTCGTGACAACCCCTTTGCCCGTAATTTCCGCTCTGTGGTTTCCCGAGGCCTCGCACCTATCCAAACTAGCCCAGCGGGGCTTTTTATCGCTTTTGCCACCGGCCCTGGTAATGTGGCGGAGGATGGTTTTGGGCGTAATGGCACTTTTACCAAGGCGGTGTTAAACAATTTAAGTAATGAAAACCAACCTTTGGAGACAATGTTTAGTCAGGTGCGCCTAGAAGTCTCTCAAGAAACTAATAGTCGCCAAGTGCCGTGGACAACTTCTTCTCTGGTGGGTAATTTTTATTTTAATGCTGATGGTAATGTCTCGGTGGCAACCACTAATAATAATGATTATGGGATAAATCAGAGAGATGAAAATCAAGTTAGTCAACCCCGTCAAAATAATCCCTCTAATCAATCTCAAGCAAGGTTAGGAAATGTTAATCGTTTTACTCAGTCTCCCCCTCGCCTATTAGATTTTAGCACCCCCCATAATATTATTCGTCATCCTAGCCCTACTTATTATCTTACTTTGGACATTCCCCCTAATTCTTTCCCTGCTTTGGGTAAGGTAACCATTGAGCAACAACCGGGGGTGGAGGATATTCGATTTGATTTAAGTCGCACGGAGGCTTTTTTTGGTACTAGGGGCGATCGCCAAGAGTCCATTCCCATTACCATAAGGCAAGAGGAAAACTCTAATTTAATTGAAGTATCTTTTGATGCTCCCATCGGGGCTAATCGTCAAGTTACCATTGCCTTAAAACCCCATCGTAATCCTAGTTTTGCTGGAATATTTCAATTTACCACCCATGTTTTTCCCGTGGGTAATGACACCATCGGCATGAATTTGGGTTTAGGTAGGTTACATTTTTATCGCCGTAATTAA
- a CDS encoding AarF/UbiB family protein — protein sequence MTYSSFIASQRELESDSILKYDPRAIARYYNNRPWLGIFRSLKIITLFGIFVIQLYLDKLFKQEEKNKLKRAERLRKILTSLGATFIKVGQALSTRPDLIKPDFLEELIKLQDQLPPFDNETAFDIIERELDMPVNQAYKEISPNPVAAASLGQVYRATLHTGEAVAVKVQRPQLLPVITLDLYLLRLGSKWVAPFLPLNLGHDLTLIVDEFGIKLFEEIDYVNEGRNAEKFAANFRDDDDVKVPHIYWRYTSHKVLTLEWINGCKLNDFESIRAAGLDPNDVIKVGVTSGLRQLLEHGFFHADPHPGNLFAMPDGRMAYIDFGMMDQLDEYTKETIASSVVQLINGDYEALARDFVELGFLTPETDITPIIPALEKVLGNAVGQSVGNFNFKTITDDFSELMYEYPFRVPAKFALIIRSLVTQEGLALSLNPDFKIVEVSFPYISRRLLTEESPAMRRRLLEVLFKDDKFQWQRLENMIQIAKSDHKFDLLPTAGLGFQYLVSEEGDFLRRQIISALVEDDRLHTQEVQRLWQLVQADLKPRKLFDVAVNAVKNFSFDLAKTGSS from the coding sequence GTGACATATTCATCATTTATCGCCTCCCAACGGGAGCTAGAATCTGATTCAATTCTAAAATATGACCCAAGGGCGATCGCACGTTATTATAATAATCGTCCTTGGCTAGGAATATTCCGTAGCCTAAAAATCATCACCCTGTTTGGAATCTTCGTCATCCAACTATACCTAGACAAACTTTTCAAACAAGAAGAAAAAAACAAATTAAAAAGAGCCGAAAGACTAAGAAAAATCCTCACCTCCTTAGGCGCTACCTTCATCAAAGTAGGACAAGCCCTATCCACCCGCCCCGACTTAATTAAACCAGATTTTCTCGAAGAATTAATCAAACTACAAGACCAACTACCTCCCTTCGATAACGAAACAGCCTTTGATATAATCGAAAGGGAACTTGATATGCCCGTAAATCAAGCCTACAAAGAAATTTCCCCCAATCCCGTCGCCGCCGCCAGTTTAGGGCAAGTATATCGAGCCACCCTACACACAGGGGAAGCCGTTGCCGTAAAAGTACAACGCCCACAACTACTACCCGTTATTACCTTAGACTTATATCTATTAAGGTTAGGTTCAAAATGGGTAGCCCCCTTTTTACCCCTCAATCTTGGTCATGATTTAACCCTCATTGTCGATGAATTTGGGATTAAACTATTTGAAGAAATCGACTACGTCAACGAAGGCAGAAACGCCGAAAAATTTGCCGCTAACTTCCGAGATGATGACGATGTGAAAGTACCTCACATTTATTGGCGCTACACCAGCCACAAAGTTTTAACCCTAGAATGGATTAATGGCTGTAAACTTAACGATTTTGAGAGTATCCGCGCCGCCGGATTAGATCCTAATGATGTGATTAAAGTTGGTGTTACCTCTGGTTTAAGGCAACTATTAGAACATGGGTTCTTCCATGCCGATCCCCATCCGGGTAATCTTTTCGCCATGCCCGATGGTAGAATGGCGTATATTGATTTTGGCATGATGGATCAATTGGATGAATATACCAAAGAAACCATCGCTTCCTCCGTGGTACAGTTGATTAACGGCGACTATGAAGCCCTTGCCAGAGATTTTGTAGAGTTAGGGTTTCTCACCCCTGAAACCGATATTACCCCCATTATCCCAGCCTTAGAGAAGGTTTTAGGAAATGCAGTGGGGCAGAGTGTGGGTAACTTCAACTTTAAAACCATCACCGATGACTTTTCTGAGTTGATGTATGAATATCCTTTCCGTGTACCAGCAAAATTTGCCCTCATTATTCGCTCTTTAGTTACTCAAGAAGGTTTAGCCCTCAGTCTTAATCCTGATTTTAAAATTGTGGAAGTGTCTTTCCCCTACATTTCCCGCCGTTTGTTAACGGAAGAATCCCCTGCCATGCGTCGTCGTCTCTTAGAAGTGTTATTTAAGGACGATAAATTTCAGTGGCAAAGATTAGAAAATATGATTCAAATTGCTAAATCTGATCATAAATTTGATCTTTTACCCACGGCAGGTTTAGGGTTTCAATATTTGGTATCGGAGGAGGGGGATTTTTTACGCCGTCAAATCATTTCTGCTTTGGTGGAAGATGATAGATTACATACCCAGGAAGTACAACGGTTGTGGCAGTTGGTACAAGCAGATTTGAAGCCTCGTAAATTGTTTGATGTGGCTGTCAATGCGGTGAAAAATTTTTCCTTTGATTTAGCCAAAACTGGTTCTAGTTAA
- a CDS encoding phage holin family protein — protein sequence MPQFIITLVVTAVSMLVAEILLPGISIDTTLAALIGAAVFGIINAIIRPILILFTLPFTILTLGLFLFIINAICFSLVGYFTPGFSVNGFFDALFGSIIVSFVSGFLGTFFDKED from the coding sequence ATGCCCCAGTTTATAATCACCCTAGTAGTAACGGCTGTATCAATGCTCGTTGCTGAAATATTATTACCTGGCATATCCATTGATACGACCTTAGCAGCCCTCATTGGTGCGGCGGTTTTTGGTATTATTAATGCGATTATCCGACCAATTTTGATCCTGTTTACCCTACCTTTTACCATTCTTACCCTTGGTTTATTCTTATTTATTATCAATGCCATTTGCTTTTCTTTAGTGGGTTATTTCACCCCCGGATTTAGTGTAAATGGTTTTTTTGATGCCCTATTTGGATCGATTATTGTATCTTTTGTTAGCGGGTTTTTGGGTACTTTTTTTGATAAAGAAGATTAG
- a CDS encoding Gfo/Idh/MocA family protein, with protein sequence MKYQRLENIPSPRQHNNPLKIGVIGVGNMGQHHTRVLSLLKDVELVGIADVNVERGLDIASKYRARFFDNYLEMLPHVDAVCIAAPTRLHHQVGLDCFKAGVHVLMEKPIAASIEEAESLVNAAAEANCILQVGHIERFNPAFQELSKILKTENLLALEAHRMSPYSDRANDVSVVLDLMIHDLDLFLELAGAPVTKLSATGSRAAESQYLDYVTATLNFANGIVATVTASKVTHRKIRRITAHCRNSLTEADFLNNEILIHRQTTANYTTDYGQILYRQDGLIEKVYTSNIEPLHAELEHFASCVRGGNQPSVGGEQALKALRLASYIEQLALDGKVWQDFSINLEEINGGVAITPH encoded by the coding sequence ATGAAATATCAAAGACTAGAAAATATTCCTAGCCCTCGCCAACATAATAATCCCTTAAAAATTGGTGTAATTGGGGTAGGTAATATGGGGCAACATCATACCCGTGTCTTAAGTCTCCTCAAAGATGTCGAATTAGTCGGTATCGCCGATGTCAACGTAGAGAGAGGATTAGACATTGCCAGTAAATATCGAGCCCGTTTCTTTGATAATTACCTCGAAATGTTACCCCATGTAGATGCCGTTTGTATCGCCGCCCCCACCAGACTACATCACCAAGTCGGCTTAGACTGCTTTAAAGCAGGAGTCCATGTATTAATGGAAAAACCCATCGCCGCCAGTATAGAAGAAGCAGAATCCCTAGTTAATGCAGCAGCTGAAGCTAATTGTATTCTCCAAGTAGGGCATATTGAGCGTTTTAACCCCGCCTTCCAAGAATTAAGTAAAATCCTCAAAACAGAAAATCTCCTTGCCCTAGAAGCCCATCGCATGAGCCCCTATTCAGACAGGGCAAATGATGTTTCCGTGGTGCTTGACTTGATGATTCATGATTTAGATTTATTTCTCGAATTAGCAGGGGCGCCCGTTACCAAATTAAGTGCCACCGGTAGCCGCGCCGCCGAATCTCAATATTTAGACTACGTTACCGCTACCCTCAACTTTGCCAATGGTATTGTCGCCACCGTCACAGCTAGTAAAGTTACCCACCGTAAAATACGTCGCATTACCGCCCATTGTCGTAATAGTCTTACCGAAGCAGATTTTCTCAACAACGAAATTTTAATCCATCGTCAAACCACCGCTAACTATACCACTGATTATGGACAAATTCTTTATCGCCAGGATGGCTTAATTGAAAAAGTCTATACCAGCAATATTGAGCCTCTCCATGCTGAATTAGAGCATTTTGCCAGTTGTGTGAGGGGGGGTAACCAACCCTCCGTAGGAGGCGAACAAGCCCTCAAAGCCTTGCGTTTAGCTAGTTATATTGAGCAGTTAGCCCTTGATGGTAAAGTATGGCAAGATTTTTCTATTAACCTCGAAGAAATTAACGGTGGAGTAGCGATTACCCCCCACTAA
- a CDS encoding GDSL-type esterase/lipase family protein, giving the protein MQTFGTRPTIKFKPQPLKVIAIGDSLIYGYGDKEGGGWVERLKRRWMYGENEHVLYNLGIRGDRTSQVKQRLALEYKYRGELRNRYPDRIIISVGVNDSPRLGRKAGKNLTDYKQFCQEIEELLNQAQQLCPVFFIGMIPVNEEKMPFLDCFYYNRRDQYRYKEATKQACETLNIPYLDTFDLWISRGENWIKNHLCEDGLHPNIQGYQSLYQDISQWQPLQLMIEKYSNP; this is encoded by the coding sequence ATGCAAACATTCGGTACTCGTCCCACTATCAAATTTAAGCCTCAGCCCTTGAAGGTGATTGCCATTGGTGATAGTTTAATTTACGGTTATGGAGATAAAGAAGGGGGAGGATGGGTTGAGCGTTTGAAGCGTCGTTGGATGTATGGTGAAAATGAACATGTATTGTATAATTTAGGTATTAGGGGCGATCGCACCTCCCAAGTAAAACAAAGACTAGCCCTAGAATATAAATACCGTGGAGAATTAAGAAATCGCTACCCTGACAGAATAATTATCTCCGTAGGTGTAAACGACTCTCCAAGATTAGGACGTAAAGCAGGAAAAAACCTCACCGATTACAAACAATTTTGTCAAGAAATAGAAGAATTATTAAACCAAGCCCAACAACTTTGCCCAGTTTTTTTCATCGGCATGATACCCGTCAACGAAGAAAAAATGCCTTTCCTAGACTGTTTTTATTATAACCGTAGAGATCAATATCGCTACAAAGAAGCCACAAAACAAGCCTGTGAAACATTGAATATTCCCTACCTAGATACCTTTGACTTATGGATAAGTAGGGGAGAAAATTGGATAAAAAATCATCTTTGTGAAGACGGATTACACCCCAACATACAAGGCTATCAATCCCTATACCAAGACATTAGCCAATGGCAACCCCTACAATTAATGATAGAAAAATATAGTAACCCATAA